The DNA sequence CTGCAGCGTTACGATGGAGAAGACCTTTACCTACTGCCTTATCCAGCTTACTTGTAGCGCTGACGAAAAGTTCCTTAGCTTTCTCAACTTCGTTTTCTTCTGCTTTAGCATAAAAACCTTTCATTGTGTTACGAAGGTCTGATTTGAATGCGTTATTACGAGCGCGTGCGAGTTCATTAACAATGACA is a window from the Alkalicoccus halolimnae genome containing:
- the rpsT gene encoding 30S ribosomal protein S20, producing the protein MANIKSAKKRVIVNELARARNNAFKSDLRNTMKGFYAKAEENEVEKAKELFVSATSKLDKAVGKGLLHRNAADRRKARLQKRMNELSA